A genomic window from Sparus aurata chromosome 4, fSpaAur1.1, whole genome shotgun sequence includes:
- the coro2ba gene encoding coronin-2B isoform X1, producing the protein MREGGRADTGCLLGFEEEGRKRGDPGGSFREEGGCLQSDTEGCRNTDCSVTVRTLMSWRPTYRSSKFRNVYGKVANREHCFDGIPITKNVHDNHFCAVNSKFVAVVTESAGGGSFIVIPLTQSGRLESHYPKVCGHQGNVLDIKWNPFFENIIASCSEDTSVRVWEIPEGGLRRNMTEAVLELYGHSRRVGLIEWHPTSSGILFSAGYDYKILIWNLEIGEPVKMIDCHTDVILSMTFNTDGSLLATSCKDKKLRVIEPRSGSVLQQASCKNHRVNRVVFLGNMKRLLTTGVSRWNTRQIALWDQEDLSMPIVEEDIDGLSGLLFPFYDADTHMLYLAGKGDGNIRYFEITTEKPYLQYLMEFRSPAPQKGLGVMPKHGLDVGACEVFRFYKLVTLKGLIEPISMIVPRRSDTYQEDIYPMTAGTEPALSASEWLSGINRDPVLMSLKDGYHRPNQLVFKAPVKEKKSVVVNGIDLLENVPPRTENELLRMFFRQQDELRRLKEELTTKDVRIRQLELELNNLKNVSPNNV; encoded by the exons ATGAGAGAAGGAGGTAGAGCAGACACAGGCTGCCTGCTTGGATttgaagaggaaggaaggaagagaggagatCCTGGTGGTTCGTTCAGAGAGGAGGGTGGATGTTTGCAGTCTGACACAGAGGGCTGCAGAAACACTGACTGTAGTGTCACTGTAAGGACACTG ATGTCATGGCGTCCGACCTACCGAAGCTCCAAGTTTCGAAATGTGTACGGAAAGGTGGCCAACAGGGAGCACTGCTTCGACGGTATCCCCATCACCAAGAACGTCCATGACAACCACTTCTGTGCCGTCAACTCCAAGTTTGTGGCGGTCGTCACGGAGAGCGCCGGCGGGGGTTCTTTCATTGTTATACCTTTGACCCAG tCCGGCCGCCTGGAGTCTCATTACCCAAAAGTGTGCGGCCACCAAGGAAATGTGCTGGATATCAAGTGGAATCCCTTCTTTGAAAACATCATAGCGTCGTGCTCTGAGGACACATCC GTGCGAGTATGGGAGATCCCAGAGGGCGGTCTGAGGCGCAACATGACGGAGGCGGTGCTGGAGCTGTACGGGCACAGCAGACGGGTGGGTCTGATCGAGTGGCACCCCACCAGCAGCGGCATCCTCTTCAGCGCTGGCTACGACTACAAG ATTCTGATCTGGAACCTGGAGATCGGCGAGCCGGTGAAAATGATCGACTGCCACACTGACGTCATCCTCAGCATGACCTTCAACACAGACGGCAGCCTGCTGGCCACCAGCTGCAAAGACAAGAAGCTGCGTGTGATCGAGCCGCGCTCCGGGTCGGTCCTGCag CAGGCCAGCTGTAAGAACCACCGTGTGAACCGAGTGGTGTTCCTGGGCAACATGAAGCGACTGCTCACCACGGGGGTTTCTCGCTGGAACACCCGGCAGATCGCTCTCTGGGATCAG GAGGATTTGTCCATGCCAATTGTGGAGGAGGACATAGACGGCCTCTCAGGACTGTTGTTTCCCTTCTATgatgctgacacacacatgttgtACCTGGCAGGAAAG GGGGACGGCAACATCCGTTACTTTGAGATTACGACAGAGAAGCCGTACCTGCAGTACCTGATGGAGTTCCGGTCCCCGGCGCCACAGAAAGGACTAG GTGTGATGCCAAAGCATGGGCTGGATGTGGGAGCCTGCGAGGTGTTCCGCTTCTACAAACTTGTCACCCTGAAGGGTTTGATCGAGCCGATTTCGATGATTGTGCCTCGAAGG TCCGACACCTACCAGGAGGACATCTACCCCATGACAGCAGGAACAGAACCGGCACTGTCCGCCAGTGAGTGGCTGAGCGGCATTAACAGAG ACCCAGTCCTGATGTCCCTGAAGGACGGCTACCACCGGCCAAACCAGTTAGTGTTCAAGGCCCcggtgaaggagaagaagagtgtGGTGGTGAATGGGATTGACCTGCTGGAGAACGTCCCGCCCAGGACAGAGAACGAG CTCCTGCGGATGTTCTTCCGGCAGCAGGATGAGTTGCGGCGGCTGAAGGAGGAGCTGACCACCAAGGACGTGCGAATACGCCAACTGGAGCTGGAGCTCAACAACCTGAAGAACGTTAGCCCCAACAacgtctga
- the coro2ba gene encoding coronin-2B isoform X2 — translation MREGGRADTGCLLGFEEEGRKRGDPGGSFREEGGCLQSDTEGCRNTDCSVTVRTLMSWRPTYRSSKFRNVYGKVANREHCFDGIPITKNVHDNHFCAVNSKFVAVVTESAGGGSFIVIPLTQSGRLESHYPKVCGHQGNVLDIKWNPFFENIIASCSEDTSVRVWEIPEGGLRRNMTEAVLELYGHSRRVGLIEWHPTSSGILFSAGYDYKILIWNLEIGEPVKMIDCHTDVILSMTFNTDGSLLATSCKDKKLRVIEPRSGSVLQASCKNHRVNRVVFLGNMKRLLTTGVSRWNTRQIALWDQEDLSMPIVEEDIDGLSGLLFPFYDADTHMLYLAGKGDGNIRYFEITTEKPYLQYLMEFRSPAPQKGLGVMPKHGLDVGACEVFRFYKLVTLKGLIEPISMIVPRRSDTYQEDIYPMTAGTEPALSASEWLSGINRDPVLMSLKDGYHRPNQLVFKAPVKEKKSVVVNGIDLLENVPPRTENELLRMFFRQQDELRRLKEELTTKDVRIRQLELELNNLKNVSPNNV, via the exons ATGAGAGAAGGAGGTAGAGCAGACACAGGCTGCCTGCTTGGATttgaagaggaaggaaggaagagaggagatCCTGGTGGTTCGTTCAGAGAGGAGGGTGGATGTTTGCAGTCTGACACAGAGGGCTGCAGAAACACTGACTGTAGTGTCACTGTAAGGACACTG ATGTCATGGCGTCCGACCTACCGAAGCTCCAAGTTTCGAAATGTGTACGGAAAGGTGGCCAACAGGGAGCACTGCTTCGACGGTATCCCCATCACCAAGAACGTCCATGACAACCACTTCTGTGCCGTCAACTCCAAGTTTGTGGCGGTCGTCACGGAGAGCGCCGGCGGGGGTTCTTTCATTGTTATACCTTTGACCCAG tCCGGCCGCCTGGAGTCTCATTACCCAAAAGTGTGCGGCCACCAAGGAAATGTGCTGGATATCAAGTGGAATCCCTTCTTTGAAAACATCATAGCGTCGTGCTCTGAGGACACATCC GTGCGAGTATGGGAGATCCCAGAGGGCGGTCTGAGGCGCAACATGACGGAGGCGGTGCTGGAGCTGTACGGGCACAGCAGACGGGTGGGTCTGATCGAGTGGCACCCCACCAGCAGCGGCATCCTCTTCAGCGCTGGCTACGACTACAAG ATTCTGATCTGGAACCTGGAGATCGGCGAGCCGGTGAAAATGATCGACTGCCACACTGACGTCATCCTCAGCATGACCTTCAACACAGACGGCAGCCTGCTGGCCACCAGCTGCAAAGACAAGAAGCTGCGTGTGATCGAGCCGCGCTCCGGGTCGGTCCTGCag GCCAGCTGTAAGAACCACCGTGTGAACCGAGTGGTGTTCCTGGGCAACATGAAGCGACTGCTCACCACGGGGGTTTCTCGCTGGAACACCCGGCAGATCGCTCTCTGGGATCAG GAGGATTTGTCCATGCCAATTGTGGAGGAGGACATAGACGGCCTCTCAGGACTGTTGTTTCCCTTCTATgatgctgacacacacatgttgtACCTGGCAGGAAAG GGGGACGGCAACATCCGTTACTTTGAGATTACGACAGAGAAGCCGTACCTGCAGTACCTGATGGAGTTCCGGTCCCCGGCGCCACAGAAAGGACTAG GTGTGATGCCAAAGCATGGGCTGGATGTGGGAGCCTGCGAGGTGTTCCGCTTCTACAAACTTGTCACCCTGAAGGGTTTGATCGAGCCGATTTCGATGATTGTGCCTCGAAGG TCCGACACCTACCAGGAGGACATCTACCCCATGACAGCAGGAACAGAACCGGCACTGTCCGCCAGTGAGTGGCTGAGCGGCATTAACAGAG ACCCAGTCCTGATGTCCCTGAAGGACGGCTACCACCGGCCAAACCAGTTAGTGTTCAAGGCCCcggtgaaggagaagaagagtgtGGTGGTGAATGGGATTGACCTGCTGGAGAACGTCCCGCCCAGGACAGAGAACGAG CTCCTGCGGATGTTCTTCCGGCAGCAGGATGAGTTGCGGCGGCTGAAGGAGGAGCTGACCACCAAGGACGTGCGAATACGCCAACTGGAGCTGGAGCTCAACAACCTGAAGAACGTTAGCCCCAACAacgtctga
- the coro2ba gene encoding coronin-2B isoform X3, giving the protein MNEHPCRDSSKQMSWRPTYRSSKFRNVYGKVANREHCFDGIPITKNVHDNHFCAVNSKFVAVVTESAGGGSFIVIPLTQSGRLESHYPKVCGHQGNVLDIKWNPFFENIIASCSEDTSVRVWEIPEGGLRRNMTEAVLELYGHSRRVGLIEWHPTSSGILFSAGYDYKILIWNLEIGEPVKMIDCHTDVILSMTFNTDGSLLATSCKDKKLRVIEPRSGSVLQQASCKNHRVNRVVFLGNMKRLLTTGVSRWNTRQIALWDQEDLSMPIVEEDIDGLSGLLFPFYDADTHMLYLAGKGDGNIRYFEITTEKPYLQYLMEFRSPAPQKGLGVMPKHGLDVGACEVFRFYKLVTLKGLIEPISMIVPRRSDTYQEDIYPMTAGTEPALSASEWLSGINRDPVLMSLKDGYHRPNQLVFKAPVKEKKSVVVNGIDLLENVPPRTENELLRMFFRQQDELRRLKEELTTKDVRIRQLELELNNLKNVSPNNV; this is encoded by the exons ATGAATGAGCATCCTTGTAGAGACAGCTCAAAGCAG ATGTCATGGCGTCCGACCTACCGAAGCTCCAAGTTTCGAAATGTGTACGGAAAGGTGGCCAACAGGGAGCACTGCTTCGACGGTATCCCCATCACCAAGAACGTCCATGACAACCACTTCTGTGCCGTCAACTCCAAGTTTGTGGCGGTCGTCACGGAGAGCGCCGGCGGGGGTTCTTTCATTGTTATACCTTTGACCCAG tCCGGCCGCCTGGAGTCTCATTACCCAAAAGTGTGCGGCCACCAAGGAAATGTGCTGGATATCAAGTGGAATCCCTTCTTTGAAAACATCATAGCGTCGTGCTCTGAGGACACATCC GTGCGAGTATGGGAGATCCCAGAGGGCGGTCTGAGGCGCAACATGACGGAGGCGGTGCTGGAGCTGTACGGGCACAGCAGACGGGTGGGTCTGATCGAGTGGCACCCCACCAGCAGCGGCATCCTCTTCAGCGCTGGCTACGACTACAAG ATTCTGATCTGGAACCTGGAGATCGGCGAGCCGGTGAAAATGATCGACTGCCACACTGACGTCATCCTCAGCATGACCTTCAACACAGACGGCAGCCTGCTGGCCACCAGCTGCAAAGACAAGAAGCTGCGTGTGATCGAGCCGCGCTCCGGGTCGGTCCTGCag CAGGCCAGCTGTAAGAACCACCGTGTGAACCGAGTGGTGTTCCTGGGCAACATGAAGCGACTGCTCACCACGGGGGTTTCTCGCTGGAACACCCGGCAGATCGCTCTCTGGGATCAG GAGGATTTGTCCATGCCAATTGTGGAGGAGGACATAGACGGCCTCTCAGGACTGTTGTTTCCCTTCTATgatgctgacacacacatgttgtACCTGGCAGGAAAG GGGGACGGCAACATCCGTTACTTTGAGATTACGACAGAGAAGCCGTACCTGCAGTACCTGATGGAGTTCCGGTCCCCGGCGCCACAGAAAGGACTAG GTGTGATGCCAAAGCATGGGCTGGATGTGGGAGCCTGCGAGGTGTTCCGCTTCTACAAACTTGTCACCCTGAAGGGTTTGATCGAGCCGATTTCGATGATTGTGCCTCGAAGG TCCGACACCTACCAGGAGGACATCTACCCCATGACAGCAGGAACAGAACCGGCACTGTCCGCCAGTGAGTGGCTGAGCGGCATTAACAGAG ACCCAGTCCTGATGTCCCTGAAGGACGGCTACCACCGGCCAAACCAGTTAGTGTTCAAGGCCCcggtgaaggagaagaagagtgtGGTGGTGAATGGGATTGACCTGCTGGAGAACGTCCCGCCCAGGACAGAGAACGAG CTCCTGCGGATGTTCTTCCGGCAGCAGGATGAGTTGCGGCGGCTGAAGGAGGAGCTGACCACCAAGGACGTGCGAATACGCCAACTGGAGCTGGAGCTCAACAACCTGAAGAACGTTAGCCCCAACAacgtctga
- the coro2ba gene encoding coronin-2B isoform X4, whose amino-acid sequence MTVTKMSWRPTYRSSKFRNVYGKVANREHCFDGIPITKNVHDNHFCAVNSKFVAVVTESAGGGSFIVIPLTQSGRLESHYPKVCGHQGNVLDIKWNPFFENIIASCSEDTSVRVWEIPEGGLRRNMTEAVLELYGHSRRVGLIEWHPTSSGILFSAGYDYKILIWNLEIGEPVKMIDCHTDVILSMTFNTDGSLLATSCKDKKLRVIEPRSGSVLQQASCKNHRVNRVVFLGNMKRLLTTGVSRWNTRQIALWDQEDLSMPIVEEDIDGLSGLLFPFYDADTHMLYLAGKGDGNIRYFEITTEKPYLQYLMEFRSPAPQKGLGVMPKHGLDVGACEVFRFYKLVTLKGLIEPISMIVPRRSDTYQEDIYPMTAGTEPALSASEWLSGINRDPVLMSLKDGYHRPNQLVFKAPVKEKKSVVVNGIDLLENVPPRTENELLRMFFRQQDELRRLKEELTTKDVRIRQLELELNNLKNVSPNNV is encoded by the exons ATGTCATGGCGTCCGACCTACCGAAGCTCCAAGTTTCGAAATGTGTACGGAAAGGTGGCCAACAGGGAGCACTGCTTCGACGGTATCCCCATCACCAAGAACGTCCATGACAACCACTTCTGTGCCGTCAACTCCAAGTTTGTGGCGGTCGTCACGGAGAGCGCCGGCGGGGGTTCTTTCATTGTTATACCTTTGACCCAG tCCGGCCGCCTGGAGTCTCATTACCCAAAAGTGTGCGGCCACCAAGGAAATGTGCTGGATATCAAGTGGAATCCCTTCTTTGAAAACATCATAGCGTCGTGCTCTGAGGACACATCC GTGCGAGTATGGGAGATCCCAGAGGGCGGTCTGAGGCGCAACATGACGGAGGCGGTGCTGGAGCTGTACGGGCACAGCAGACGGGTGGGTCTGATCGAGTGGCACCCCACCAGCAGCGGCATCCTCTTCAGCGCTGGCTACGACTACAAG ATTCTGATCTGGAACCTGGAGATCGGCGAGCCGGTGAAAATGATCGACTGCCACACTGACGTCATCCTCAGCATGACCTTCAACACAGACGGCAGCCTGCTGGCCACCAGCTGCAAAGACAAGAAGCTGCGTGTGATCGAGCCGCGCTCCGGGTCGGTCCTGCag CAGGCCAGCTGTAAGAACCACCGTGTGAACCGAGTGGTGTTCCTGGGCAACATGAAGCGACTGCTCACCACGGGGGTTTCTCGCTGGAACACCCGGCAGATCGCTCTCTGGGATCAG GAGGATTTGTCCATGCCAATTGTGGAGGAGGACATAGACGGCCTCTCAGGACTGTTGTTTCCCTTCTATgatgctgacacacacatgttgtACCTGGCAGGAAAG GGGGACGGCAACATCCGTTACTTTGAGATTACGACAGAGAAGCCGTACCTGCAGTACCTGATGGAGTTCCGGTCCCCGGCGCCACAGAAAGGACTAG GTGTGATGCCAAAGCATGGGCTGGATGTGGGAGCCTGCGAGGTGTTCCGCTTCTACAAACTTGTCACCCTGAAGGGTTTGATCGAGCCGATTTCGATGATTGTGCCTCGAAGG TCCGACACCTACCAGGAGGACATCTACCCCATGACAGCAGGAACAGAACCGGCACTGTCCGCCAGTGAGTGGCTGAGCGGCATTAACAGAG ACCCAGTCCTGATGTCCCTGAAGGACGGCTACCACCGGCCAAACCAGTTAGTGTTCAAGGCCCcggtgaaggagaagaagagtgtGGTGGTGAATGGGATTGACCTGCTGGAGAACGTCCCGCCCAGGACAGAGAACGAG CTCCTGCGGATGTTCTTCCGGCAGCAGGATGAGTTGCGGCGGCTGAAGGAGGAGCTGACCACCAAGGACGTGCGAATACGCCAACTGGAGCTGGAGCTCAACAACCTGAAGAACGTTAGCCCCAACAacgtctga
- the coro2ba gene encoding coronin-2B isoform X5 has protein sequence MSWRPTYRSSKFRNVYGKVANREHCFDGIPITKNVHDNHFCAVNSKFVAVVTESAGGGSFIVIPLTQSGRLESHYPKVCGHQGNVLDIKWNPFFENIIASCSEDTSVRVWEIPEGGLRRNMTEAVLELYGHSRRVGLIEWHPTSSGILFSAGYDYKILIWNLEIGEPVKMIDCHTDVILSMTFNTDGSLLATSCKDKKLRVIEPRSGSVLQQASCKNHRVNRVVFLGNMKRLLTTGVSRWNTRQIALWDQEDLSMPIVEEDIDGLSGLLFPFYDADTHMLYLAGKGDGNIRYFEITTEKPYLQYLMEFRSPAPQKGLGVMPKHGLDVGACEVFRFYKLVTLKGLIEPISMIVPRRSDTYQEDIYPMTAGTEPALSASEWLSGINRDPVLMSLKDGYHRPNQLVFKAPVKEKKSVVVNGIDLLENVPPRTENELLRMFFRQQDELRRLKEELTTKDVRIRQLELELNNLKNVSPNNV, from the exons ATGTCATGGCGTCCGACCTACCGAAGCTCCAAGTTTCGAAATGTGTACGGAAAGGTGGCCAACAGGGAGCACTGCTTCGACGGTATCCCCATCACCAAGAACGTCCATGACAACCACTTCTGTGCCGTCAACTCCAAGTTTGTGGCGGTCGTCACGGAGAGCGCCGGCGGGGGTTCTTTCATTGTTATACCTTTGACCCAG tCCGGCCGCCTGGAGTCTCATTACCCAAAAGTGTGCGGCCACCAAGGAAATGTGCTGGATATCAAGTGGAATCCCTTCTTTGAAAACATCATAGCGTCGTGCTCTGAGGACACATCC GTGCGAGTATGGGAGATCCCAGAGGGCGGTCTGAGGCGCAACATGACGGAGGCGGTGCTGGAGCTGTACGGGCACAGCAGACGGGTGGGTCTGATCGAGTGGCACCCCACCAGCAGCGGCATCCTCTTCAGCGCTGGCTACGACTACAAG ATTCTGATCTGGAACCTGGAGATCGGCGAGCCGGTGAAAATGATCGACTGCCACACTGACGTCATCCTCAGCATGACCTTCAACACAGACGGCAGCCTGCTGGCCACCAGCTGCAAAGACAAGAAGCTGCGTGTGATCGAGCCGCGCTCCGGGTCGGTCCTGCag CAGGCCAGCTGTAAGAACCACCGTGTGAACCGAGTGGTGTTCCTGGGCAACATGAAGCGACTGCTCACCACGGGGGTTTCTCGCTGGAACACCCGGCAGATCGCTCTCTGGGATCAG GAGGATTTGTCCATGCCAATTGTGGAGGAGGACATAGACGGCCTCTCAGGACTGTTGTTTCCCTTCTATgatgctgacacacacatgttgtACCTGGCAGGAAAG GGGGACGGCAACATCCGTTACTTTGAGATTACGACAGAGAAGCCGTACCTGCAGTACCTGATGGAGTTCCGGTCCCCGGCGCCACAGAAAGGACTAG GTGTGATGCCAAAGCATGGGCTGGATGTGGGAGCCTGCGAGGTGTTCCGCTTCTACAAACTTGTCACCCTGAAGGGTTTGATCGAGCCGATTTCGATGATTGTGCCTCGAAGG TCCGACACCTACCAGGAGGACATCTACCCCATGACAGCAGGAACAGAACCGGCACTGTCCGCCAGTGAGTGGCTGAGCGGCATTAACAGAG ACCCAGTCCTGATGTCCCTGAAGGACGGCTACCACCGGCCAAACCAGTTAGTGTTCAAGGCCCcggtgaaggagaagaagagtgtGGTGGTGAATGGGATTGACCTGCTGGAGAACGTCCCGCCCAGGACAGAGAACGAG CTCCTGCGGATGTTCTTCCGGCAGCAGGATGAGTTGCGGCGGCTGAAGGAGGAGCTGACCACCAAGGACGTGCGAATACGCCAACTGGAGCTGGAGCTCAACAACCTGAAGAACGTTAGCCCCAACAacgtctga